In Rhodanobacter denitrificans, a single window of DNA contains:
- a CDS encoding GlsB/YeaQ/YmgE family stress response membrane protein — MHWLWVFVIGLVVGLVAKLLTPGKDPGGFIITAIIGIAGSLLATWVGQNVFGWYQAGQSAGFIASVVGAIVLLLLYHLVKRKSA; from the coding sequence ATGCACTGGCTTTGGGTATTCGTGATTGGACTGGTCGTCGGCCTGGTGGCCAAGCTGCTGACGCCGGGCAAGGACCCGGGCGGCTTCATCATCACCGCCATCATCGGCATCGCCGGTTCGCTGCTGGCGACCTGGGTCGGCCAGAACGTGTTCGGCTGGTACCAGGCAGGGCAGTCCGCCGGCTTCATCGCCTCGGTGGTCGGCGCCATCGTGCTGCTGCTGTTGTATCACCTGGTCAAGCGAAAGTCGGCCTGA
- a CDS encoding YidB family protein, with amino-acid sequence MSFLNDLLGGQGQQGGQAGAGSLIAVAGQLIEKAGGVQGLVGMLQQHGLGSAVQSWVGTGANQPVSGEQLGQALQNGGLGSLVQEAAGKLGVDPNVLLGGLSQVLPHAVDHLTPDGKVPAQGQGGGFDLGMLEGLAGKLLG; translated from the coding sequence ATGTCATTCCTCAATGATTTGCTCGGTGGCCAGGGACAACAGGGAGGGCAGGCCGGCGCCGGTTCACTGATTGCCGTCGCGGGGCAATTGATCGAGAAGGCAGGCGGCGTGCAGGGCCTGGTCGGCATGCTGCAGCAGCACGGGCTGGGCAGTGCGGTGCAGTCGTGGGTCGGCACCGGCGCGAACCAGCCGGTGTCGGGCGAGCAGCTGGGCCAAGCGCTGCAAAACGGCGGCCTGGGGTCGCTGGTACAAGAGGCCGCGGGCAAGCTGGGTGTGGATCCGAATGTCTTGCTGGGCGGGTTGTCGCAAGTGTTGCCGCATGCGGTCGACCACCTGACGCCGGACGGCAAGGTGCCGGCGCAGGGACAGGGCGGCGGCTTCGACCTGGGCATGCTCGAAGGGCTGGCCGGCAAGCTGCTCGGCTGA
- a CDS encoding peptidylprolyl isomerase, which translates to MTINVTFTTNRGPIHLRLHEDKAPVTVASFVNLARRGYYDGLSFHRVIADFMIQGGCPEGSGRGGPGYKFEDEFNPSLRHDKPGVLSMANAGPRTNGSQFFITHGPTPWLDGKHSVFGEVVDAADMDVVNTIRQGDTIEKVSVDGDVDALLAAQADRVAEWNAVLDRRG; encoded by the coding sequence ATGACCATCAATGTCACCTTCACCACCAACCGCGGCCCGATCCATCTGCGCCTGCACGAAGACAAGGCGCCGGTTACCGTCGCCAGCTTCGTCAATCTGGCCCGCCGCGGCTATTACGACGGCCTGTCGTTCCACCGCGTGATCGCCGATTTCATGATCCAGGGCGGTTGCCCCGAGGGCAGCGGTCGCGGCGGCCCGGGCTACAAGTTCGAGGACGAGTTCAATCCGTCGCTGCGCCACGACAAGCCGGGCGTGCTGTCGATGGCGAATGCCGGCCCGCGCACCAACGGCAGCCAGTTCTTCATCACCCACGGTCCGACGCCGTGGCTGGACGGCAAGCACAGCGTGTTCGGCGAGGTGGTCGACGCGGCCGACATGGACGTGGTCAACACGATCCGGCAGGGCGACACGATCGAGAAGGTCAGCGTGGACGGCGACGTCGACGCGCTGCTGGCGGCGCAGGCCGACCGCGTGGCGGAATGGAACGCGGTGCTCGACCGGCGCGGTTGA